The Salinivibrio kushneri genomic interval GATATCACTGATTGCTCTGGTGCTCATTTAGGAGGTGTTATGATCGATCCCAAACCCAAACGTTCTGATGAGCCCATTTGGTGGAGTTTATTTGGCGCCGGGGGGACCTGGTTCGCGATGTTTACCCCGGTGACTGTCTTGATTCTAGGGGTGCTCATCCCTCTTGGCATTATTGACCCATCCGCATTGAGCTATGACCGCGTGATGATGTTTGCTGATCACTGGCTGGGTAAACTGCTGATCCTCGCCACGCTGGCGCTACCAATGTGGCACGCCATGCACCGCATTCATCACGGG includes:
- the frdD gene encoding fumarate reductase subunit FrdD — encoded protein: MIDPKPKRSDEPIWWSLFGAGGTWFAMFTPVTVLILGVLIPLGIIDPSALSYDRVMMFADHWLGKLLILATLALPMWHAMHRIHHGLHDLKLHVGLAGKVVCYAIAFAVSIAAVLLVLIV